Proteins from one Pelagicoccus sp. SDUM812003 genomic window:
- a CDS encoding response regulator has product MSIKAKLTLIFALLLGVVALVVALNQGIARDARDELETYLVDIAPAIELAREIQYTSEELNLLLLGEFSDPSGFDLKESTRLKGLFEVELPYQKSRLSEVRQAEFLEPVEVEILDRIRGDMNQLITVSQETYGLLERRNLDLVDDGIVTQRAQTLETQIERLSRSLEIAVSDLLLRLEARSLNSQRELTESLHRVSNVVLYAGLIGGLVALVLIARVLLGFSSQIGWLTEGTKRVRDGELNTVVRSSGRNELADLAEFFNHMTASLKESTARQREAKEAAEAANRAKSEFLANMSHEIRTPLNGVIGMTNLLLDTKLTEDQYRYVKSVSQSGDSLMLILNDILDFSKIEAGMLAIETIDFDLLEVLDEVVGLLGAKAQESGLELASGCDIKTPLKLRGDPGRVRQVLMNLVGNAIKFTEQGEVVLWVSVAERSESQCLLKFSVKDTGIGVPEGMLDRVFRKFSQADASHTRKFGGTGLGLAISRQLSELMGGECGVLSPCREQRSENGGGGPGSEFWFTVRLGIVEQENPLPDDASDWKGKRLLLVHHHPLQRSYLLNRLQSWGIDARPAADSSEALLMVAEEGFDAAIVEVESPGSDGFDLCERLRKLPASEGIHLAVASSLKDSPQRARLAAAQITCFLSTPIRHDELCSRLSVLFRGDSSQLRTVEPQGISGLASCRLRGIRVLLAEDNLTNQRVALGILSKLGVVAEAVENGREAIAALEQFDYDLVLMDMQMPEMDGLEATRRIRSGASKARNPNLPIVALTANAMLEDRARCIEAGMVDFISKPVEVQALVKAMEGALSVSGQAHRVASGHDLAAESKWVARRGAPVSDPVWDQPSFLARVMGDRSVADAVLRAFLGELGKQIDDLENCWDNRDRVKLEGVLHRLRGSSESVDGSGLAQVLRSIEEDLSAGELDFETDRLQSVRARGRELTDTIATYLGA; this is encoded by the coding sequence ATGAGCATAAAAGCGAAGCTGACGCTTATTTTCGCCCTGCTTTTAGGGGTAGTCGCTCTAGTGGTGGCCTTGAATCAGGGCATCGCTCGGGACGCCCGCGACGAGCTGGAAACCTACTTGGTGGACATCGCTCCGGCGATCGAGCTGGCCCGCGAAATCCAGTACACATCCGAGGAGCTGAACCTTCTGCTGCTGGGAGAATTCAGCGACCCGAGCGGCTTCGACTTGAAGGAATCGACGCGCCTGAAGGGCTTGTTCGAGGTGGAGCTTCCTTATCAGAAGTCGAGATTGAGCGAAGTGCGCCAGGCCGAGTTCCTGGAGCCGGTCGAAGTCGAAATCCTCGATCGCATCCGTGGCGATATGAATCAGCTGATCACTGTTTCTCAGGAAACTTACGGTCTTCTCGAGCGGAGAAATCTGGATCTCGTGGATGATGGCATCGTGACTCAGCGTGCCCAAACATTGGAGACGCAGATCGAGCGGCTCTCTCGGAGCCTAGAAATCGCTGTGAGCGACCTGCTTCTTCGGTTGGAGGCGAGAAGCCTGAACTCCCAGCGCGAACTGACGGAGAGCTTGCATCGCGTGAGCAATGTGGTGCTCTACGCTGGCTTGATCGGCGGTTTGGTCGCCTTGGTCCTGATCGCGCGGGTTCTGCTGGGTTTCTCATCGCAGATCGGCTGGCTGACCGAGGGAACCAAGCGAGTCCGTGATGGCGAATTGAATACGGTGGTTCGTTCAAGCGGAAGGAACGAGCTCGCCGACCTGGCGGAGTTTTTCAATCATATGACCGCTTCGTTGAAGGAGTCTACCGCTCGTCAACGCGAAGCCAAGGAAGCCGCGGAAGCTGCCAATCGGGCCAAGTCGGAATTCCTGGCAAACATGAGCCATGAGATTCGAACGCCGCTCAACGGGGTCATCGGTATGACCAATCTCCTTCTGGATACCAAGTTGACCGAAGACCAGTATCGCTATGTCAAAAGCGTCAGTCAAAGCGGCGATTCCTTGATGCTGATCCTCAACGACATTTTGGACTTTTCGAAGATCGAAGCGGGCATGCTGGCCATCGAGACCATCGACTTCGATCTGCTGGAGGTCTTGGACGAAGTGGTCGGCCTGCTAGGGGCGAAAGCGCAGGAAAGCGGGCTCGAACTGGCGAGCGGCTGCGACATCAAGACGCCACTGAAGCTTCGAGGGGATCCTGGCCGCGTGCGGCAGGTCCTGATGAATCTGGTGGGCAACGCCATCAAGTTCACCGAACAGGGCGAGGTGGTCCTATGGGTATCGGTGGCGGAGCGAAGCGAGAGCCAGTGCCTGCTGAAGTTTTCCGTCAAGGATACCGGGATCGGCGTGCCGGAGGGCATGTTGGACCGCGTTTTCCGAAAATTCAGCCAAGCGGACGCGTCGCATACGCGCAAGTTCGGCGGCACCGGACTCGGTTTGGCCATCTCGCGCCAGTTGTCTGAGCTGATGGGCGGGGAGTGCGGCGTGCTCAGCCCTTGCCGCGAGCAGCGATCGGAAAACGGCGGGGGCGGTCCTGGCTCGGAGTTCTGGTTCACCGTTCGCCTCGGCATCGTCGAACAGGAAAACCCCTTGCCCGATGACGCCTCCGACTGGAAGGGCAAGCGCTTGCTGCTGGTCCACCATCACCCGCTGCAGCGCAGCTATTTGCTCAATCGCCTGCAAAGCTGGGGCATCGATGCCAGGCCGGCCGCCGACTCGAGCGAAGCCTTGCTCATGGTCGCCGAAGAAGGCTTCGACGCCGCGATCGTCGAGGTGGAGTCACCCGGATCCGACGGATTCGATCTCTGCGAGCGCTTGCGAAAGCTCCCGGCGAGCGAAGGCATCCATCTGGCCGTGGCGAGTTCGCTCAAGGATTCGCCGCAACGGGCTCGGTTGGCCGCGGCGCAAATCACCTGTTTCCTCTCGACGCCGATTCGCCACGACGAGCTTTGCTCGCGCCTGAGCGTTCTGTTTCGCGGAGATAGCTCACAGCTGCGGACGGTCGAGCCTCAAGGCATCAGCGGTCTGGCCAGCTGTCGGCTGCGCGGCATCCGCGTGCTGCTGGCGGAGGACAATCTGACCAATCAGCGTGTCGCCTTGGGAATCCTCTCAAAGCTCGGGGTGGTGGCGGAAGCCGTGGAGAACGGGAGGGAGGCGATTGCCGCGCTGGAGCAGTTCGACTACGATCTGGTCTTGATGGACATGCAGATGCCGGAGATGGATGGCCTGGAAGCCACGCGAAGGATTCGAAGCGGGGCGAGCAAGGCGCGAAACCCGAATCTTCCGATCGTGGCGTTGACCGCGAACGCCATGTTGGAGGACCGGGCGCGTTGCATCGAGGCTGGCATGGTCGATTTCATCTCCAAGCCGGTCGAAGTGCAGGCTCTTGTGAAAGCCATGGAGGGAGCCTTGTCGGTTTCTGGCCAAGCGCATCGGGTGGCGTCAGGCCATGACCTCGCCGCGGAGTCGAAATGGGTAGCGCGGCGGGGCGCGCCGGTATCGGATCCCGTGTGGGATCAACCTTCGTTTCTGGCCCGAGTGATGGGCGATCGCTCCGTCGCGGACGCGGTCCTAAGGGCTTTTCTCGGCGAGCTGGGCAAGCAGATCGACGACTTGGAAAACTGCTGGGACAATCGGGATCGAGTCAAACTGGAAGGCGTTCTGCATCGGCTCCGCGGTTCGAGCGAGAGCGTCGATGGTAGCGGGCTGGCGCAGGTTCTCAGGTCCATCGAAGAGGATTTGAGCGCGGGTGAACTGGATTTCGAAACCGACCGTTTGCAGTCGGTTCGGGCCCGCGGTCGAGAGCTGACCGACACCATCGCGACGTATCTCGGCGCGTAA
- a CDS encoding ASKHA domain-containing protein has translation MPIHLHINETPADGPLGASLFEAAESIGVRVPTSCRKSGKCKECLVEVSEGMELLTPRGEEEAHLKDAFRLSCRCRVAAESGVVRCHTMRRGQMRIESHSVELLGNRERLPLNPAVTRDGHRVLLDGEQIDSGEGPIYGIAMDLGTTTVVLRLIDLENGKVVADASFENPQRFGGSDVMSRIQYDTEQKGRVLQRALLGYLSHAIEEFPVDRQRIYEVVVAANSTMRDILFGLDVYSIGQNPYQSLSEIEMAQGKRSSTSLSTTAKQLRLPIHPKARVHGLPIVSGHVGADAAACMLAVDFANEKRAVALMDIGTNTELIVGNRGRLIAASCPAGPAFEGGAIRFGMPGLPGAIEKVRLDDFGDEVESYSVIGDGEPVGICGSGLISLLSELLRTEKMNALGRFEDEPEIALAETDGERIVFTEGDVNELAQAKGANVAGLRIAFKELGIRFEDLDMFYLAGGFGRHLDLEASKRIGLIPNLPDERIAQVGNAAVEGACIALLSVDKRAELEAMVKRVRHCRLEADAGFFDFFVEGCQFKPVQSEEAMC, from the coding sequence GTGCCAATTCATCTCCATATCAACGAAACGCCTGCCGACGGTCCGCTGGGCGCCTCCCTGTTCGAGGCTGCGGAGTCGATCGGAGTGCGCGTGCCTACGTCCTGTCGAAAGTCGGGCAAATGCAAGGAATGCCTGGTCGAGGTCAGCGAAGGCATGGAGCTTCTCACCCCGCGCGGCGAGGAGGAGGCCCACCTGAAGGATGCCTTCCGCCTATCGTGCCGCTGCCGTGTGGCTGCCGAAAGCGGGGTGGTGCGCTGCCACACGATGCGGCGCGGCCAGATGCGGATCGAAAGCCATTCCGTCGAGCTGCTGGGAAACCGAGAGAGACTCCCGCTCAATCCGGCGGTCACGCGCGACGGGCACCGCGTCCTGCTCGATGGCGAACAGATCGATTCCGGAGAGGGTCCGATCTACGGCATCGCCATGGACCTGGGCACCACCACGGTGGTGTTGCGGCTCATCGATCTTGAAAACGGAAAGGTCGTGGCTGACGCGTCCTTCGAAAATCCGCAGCGCTTCGGCGGATCCGACGTCATGTCGCGCATCCAGTACGACACGGAGCAAAAGGGAAGGGTGCTTCAGCGCGCCTTGCTGGGCTATCTAAGCCATGCCATCGAGGAGTTTCCGGTCGATCGACAGCGAATCTACGAGGTAGTGGTGGCGGCCAACTCCACCATGCGGGACATTCTCTTCGGCTTGGATGTCTACTCCATCGGCCAGAATCCCTACCAATCGCTCAGCGAAATCGAGATGGCCCAGGGCAAGCGCTCTTCCACCAGCCTCTCGACGACGGCGAAGCAGCTGCGCTTGCCGATTCATCCGAAGGCCCGGGTGCACGGATTGCCCATCGTGAGCGGCCACGTGGGAGCGGATGCTGCGGCCTGCATGCTAGCGGTGGATTTCGCCAATGAGAAACGCGCTGTGGCCTTGATGGATATCGGCACCAACACCGAGCTGATCGTGGGAAACCGAGGTCGGCTCATCGCGGCATCCTGCCCGGCCGGACCGGCCTTCGAGGGAGGCGCCATTCGCTTCGGCATGCCCGGGCTGCCTGGAGCTATCGAAAAGGTTCGCCTCGACGATTTCGGCGACGAAGTCGAGTCGTATTCAGTGATTGGTGACGGCGAGCCGGTGGGAATCTGCGGGTCCGGTTTGATCAGTCTGCTCAGCGAACTGCTGCGCACGGAAAAGATGAACGCCCTCGGACGCTTCGAAGACGAACCGGAAATCGCCCTAGCGGAAACGGATGGGGAGAGGATAGTGTTCACCGAAGGCGACGTCAACGAACTCGCCCAAGCCAAAGGGGCGAACGTGGCCGGTTTGCGCATCGCGTTCAAGGAGCTGGGGATTCGTTTCGAAGACCTGGACATGTTCTATCTGGCGGGGGGCTTCGGGCGCCATCTCGATCTGGAAGCTTCCAAACGCATCGGACTGATCCCCAATCTTCCCGACGAACGCATTGCCCAAGTCGGCAACGCTGCGGTTGAAGGAGCCTGCATCGCTTTGCTTTCAGTCGACAAACGGGCGGAGCTGGAGGCGATGGTGAAGCGGGTTCGCCATTGCCGCCTCGAGGCGGACGCGGGCTTTTTCGACTTTTTCGTGGAAGGGTGCCAGTTTAAGCCGGTGCAAAGCGAGGAGGCGATGTGCTGA
- a CDS encoding GNAT family N-acetyltransferase: MIIPLEFRKLGSDELKRVYDIDRYEVVQTRYRRVGDQLKCFEEESEIASDPAFWDQRLPVWQRELEADAVAFGAFDGDRMCGFALLKNGARKDLSQILALYVSIDYRMRGVAKSLFMEMESAAKGAKAKSLFVLSPPTGPSVGFYLSQGFAIPSDPKPFPKSKDPSEIAMIKALR; this comes from the coding sequence ATGATCATTCCACTCGAATTCAGGAAACTTGGCAGCGACGAACTCAAACGCGTCTACGATATCGACCGCTACGAGGTCGTGCAGACGCGATACCGGCGAGTCGGCGATCAGCTCAAGTGCTTCGAGGAGGAATCGGAGATCGCATCCGATCCAGCGTTCTGGGACCAACGCCTTCCTGTATGGCAAAGGGAACTGGAGGCGGACGCGGTCGCGTTCGGAGCCTTCGACGGAGATCGCATGTGCGGCTTCGCTCTGCTCAAAAACGGAGCCCGCAAGGACCTTTCCCAGATCCTGGCTCTCTACGTCAGCATCGACTACCGCATGCGCGGCGTGGCCAAGTCGCTTTTCATGGAGATGGAATCCGCGGCCAAGGGCGCCAAGGCGAAGTCGCTGTTCGTGCTCAGCCCGCCAACTGGTCCATCCGTCGGATTCTACCTCAGCCAAGGCTTTGCCATCCCCAGCGACCCCAAGCCGTTTCCAAAGTCCAAAGACCCCTCGGAAATCGCCATGATAAAGGCGTTACGCTAG
- a CDS encoding MBL fold metallo-hydrolase codes for MILPLEDGCGDILSKAQKGLGISTETLAERTGVSESMIRSMRKGDYDSEAAARLAAALQLKPQALQAIAEGRWRPEEPAELTGFAHFSTPFHDWQVNAFLVWDEATRAAVAFDTGTDASPMVETLERKGLKLQALFLTHAHRDHVAGIPALRAKREFPIYLSASEPGGPRGGTRIGAGETKRFGGLSIEGFETPGHTEGGMSFRVGGLGRGIAIVGDALFAGSMGGTSIEAYERGIDSLQRILELPEQTRLAPGHGPLTTVAEELRMNCFYRG; via the coding sequence ATGATTCTTCCCCTAGAAGACGGTTGTGGCGACATTTTGAGCAAAGCCCAGAAAGGGCTCGGCATCAGCACCGAAACGCTCGCGGAGCGGACGGGCGTTTCCGAGAGCATGATCCGGTCCATGCGCAAGGGCGACTACGATTCCGAGGCGGCGGCCCGCTTGGCGGCTGCTCTGCAGCTGAAACCGCAAGCCTTGCAGGCGATCGCGGAGGGACGTTGGCGCCCTGAGGAGCCCGCCGAGCTGACTGGTTTCGCTCACTTCTCCACCCCTTTCCACGATTGGCAGGTGAACGCGTTTCTAGTCTGGGACGAAGCGACACGAGCCGCGGTGGCCTTCGACACGGGCACCGATGCCAGCCCCATGGTCGAGACGCTCGAGCGAAAGGGGCTGAAGTTGCAGGCCCTGTTTCTTACTCATGCCCATCGCGACCATGTGGCTGGCATTCCCGCTTTGCGGGCCAAGAGGGAGTTTCCGATATATTTGAGCGCCTCCGAGCCCGGCGGGCCGAGGGGGGGCACCCGCATCGGCGCCGGAGAAACGAAACGCTTCGGCGGGCTCAGTATCGAAGGATTCGAAACCCCGGGGCACACCGAGGGCGGCATGAGCTTTCGCGTTGGCGGGCTCGGGCGGGGGATCGCCATCGTGGGCGACGCGCTGTTTGCGGGATCCATGGGAGGGACGTCGATCGAGGCCTACGAGCGCGGTATCGATTCGCTGCAGCGCATCCTCGAACTCCCTGAGCAGACTCGGCTCGCGCCGGGGCACGGGCCGCTGACCACGGTTGCGGAGGAGCTCCGGATGAACTGTTTCTATCGCGGCTAG
- the gcvT gene encoding glycine cleavage system aminomethyltransferase GcvT encodes MPSPQRTPLFDFNASHGGRMVDFAGWEMPVQFQSIVEEHKATRTAAGLFDVSHMGEATVEGPQAEAFLNYALTNDVSSMDDGKALYSLMCYPNGGVVDDLLVYRRAENRYLLCLNAANAEKDLRWLATEAENFDVEVKDVSSCYGLIAVQGPRAFEILEPLADRDLSTLGYYRFVEGKIDGIDCLISRTGYTGEKGVELFVSWEETQALAEAVLRAGADLGLALAGLGARDSLRLEAGYSLYGHEIDEKISPVQAGLMWTVSLKKPGDFIGKDALLKEKAEGPTQRIVFFKTGSRRIARPGTPVVQEGASVGSVVSGTFSPILNEAIGSALVDASLVKAENLAVDLRGKAFTIELTKPPFLALNPQG; translated from the coding sequence ATGCCTAGTCCTCAGCGCACGCCCTTGTTCGACTTCAACGCCTCCCACGGAGGCAGAATGGTGGATTTCGCCGGTTGGGAGATGCCGGTGCAGTTTCAGAGCATCGTGGAGGAGCACAAGGCGACTCGGACGGCCGCGGGTCTGTTCGACGTGAGCCATATGGGGGAAGCGACGGTGGAAGGCCCGCAAGCGGAAGCGTTTCTCAACTACGCGCTTACCAACGACGTCTCGAGCATGGACGACGGGAAGGCCCTCTACAGCCTGATGTGCTATCCGAACGGCGGGGTGGTGGACGACCTGCTGGTCTACCGGAGAGCGGAGAACCGATACCTGCTTTGCCTCAACGCCGCAAACGCCGAGAAGGACCTGCGCTGGCTCGCCACGGAAGCGGAGAATTTCGATGTGGAGGTGAAGGACGTTTCCTCCTGTTACGGATTGATCGCGGTGCAAGGACCCAGGGCCTTCGAGATTCTGGAGCCCCTGGCGGATAGGGACTTGTCCACGCTCGGCTACTATCGCTTCGTCGAGGGCAAGATCGACGGAATCGATTGTCTGATCAGTCGAACGGGCTACACCGGGGAAAAGGGAGTGGAGCTGTTTGTGAGCTGGGAGGAAACGCAAGCTCTGGCCGAGGCCGTGCTGCGAGCGGGCGCTGATCTTGGCTTGGCGCTCGCGGGGTTGGGAGCCCGCGACAGCTTGCGCTTGGAGGCGGGTTATTCGCTCTATGGCCACGAAATCGACGAAAAGATTTCCCCGGTGCAGGCGGGACTGATGTGGACGGTGAGCCTCAAGAAGCCCGGCGACTTCATCGGCAAGGACGCCTTGCTCAAAGAAAAGGCGGAAGGGCCCACCCAGCGCATCGTGTTTTTCAAAACCGGATCGCGGCGCATCGCTCGTCCTGGAACTCCGGTGGTCCAGGAGGGCGCCTCGGTCGGCTCCGTCGTTTCCGGCACCTTTTCCCCGATCCTGAACGAAGCGATCGGATCCGCTTTGGTGGACGCCAGCTTGGTTAAGGCGGAAAACCTGGCGGTGGATCTGCGTGGGAAGGCCTTTACGATCGAGCTCACCAAACCGCCATTCCTCGCCCTCAATCCGCAGGGCTGA
- the gcvH gene encoding glycine cleavage system protein GcvH, whose translation MSIPTDLKYTKDHEWLKLLDDGSAIIGITDFAQNSLGDITFVEVPEVGDSFSAGDTFGVVESVKAASDLYMPVDAEVVEVNEGLEDAPESVNSDPYETGWIIKVKLSEEANLDDLLDAKAYEEIAQD comes from the coding sequence ATGAGCATACCGACTGACCTGAAATACACCAAAGACCACGAATGGCTGAAACTGCTCGATGACGGCTCCGCCATCATCGGAATCACCGATTTCGCCCAAAACAGCCTTGGCGATATCACCTTCGTGGAAGTGCCGGAGGTCGGGGACAGCTTTTCCGCAGGAGACACCTTCGGGGTGGTCGAGTCGGTGAAGGCCGCGTCGGATCTCTACATGCCGGTCGACGCGGAAGTGGTGGAGGTGAACGAGGGACTCGAAGACGCTCCGGAAAGCGTCAACTCCGATCCATACGAAACCGGCTGGATCATCAAGGTGAAGCTCTCCGAAGAAGCGAACCTGGACGACCTACTCGACGCCAAGGCATACGAGGAAATCGCTCAAGACTAG
- a CDS encoding energy transducer TonB, with product MMKTRLIAGLCLLAGLASAVARAETEHYTLDTHGIDFTIDVTRRPLFPPSMLNEGYLEGKVRIAMEVDHTGELRDWMDLEASHPDFVEAIARVIHSWEFSPPKINGKSRTVVTYLDINFSAKGAVLSFDLTTGMDMARMNQIFGYNREKEELTSAHKLDTPIRPIHQVNPAVPLEAIKEHEGSKARFTFFVDEWGKVRMPTLDRIDGDVELGMVLAAQDALSQWQFTRPTSGSRPTRTKLAQEFVFINR from the coding sequence ATGATGAAAACACGTCTAATTGCGGGCCTCTGTCTCCTAGCGGGCCTTGCGAGCGCAGTCGCTAGAGCAGAGACTGAACACTACACGCTCGATACCCACGGTATCGATTTTACGATCGACGTCACCCGTCGCCCATTGTTCCCCCCATCCATGCTCAACGAAGGCTACCTGGAGGGAAAGGTACGCATCGCCATGGAAGTCGACCACACCGGCGAACTGCGCGATTGGATGGACCTCGAAGCGAGTCACCCCGATTTCGTGGAAGCCATAGCCAGAGTCATCCACAGTTGGGAGTTCTCGCCTCCCAAAATCAATGGAAAGAGTCGCACCGTCGTGACTTATCTGGATATCAACTTTTCCGCCAAAGGCGCTGTATTGAGCTTCGATCTGACGACGGGAATGGACATGGCCCGCATGAATCAGATCTTTGGATACAATCGAGAAAAGGAGGAGCTCACGAGTGCCCATAAGCTGGATACGCCGATTCGTCCAATTCACCAGGTCAATCCTGCCGTACCGCTGGAAGCCATCAAAGAACACGAAGGATCCAAGGCTAGGTTCACCTTCTTTGTGGACGAATGGGGAAAGGTTCGCATGCCGACCTTGGACCGGATAGACGGCGACGTGGAGCTCGGAATGGTGCTCGCCGCTCAGGACGCCCTTTCGCAATGGCAGTTCACACGCCCGACCTCGGGATCCCGCCCCACGCGCACAAAGCTGGCCCAGGAGTTCGTATTCATAAACCGCTGA
- a CDS encoding sigma-70 family RNA polymerase sigma factor: protein MSERDVTDRDLMQALVAGNQRALDRIIERWERPLYSFAFRYLQNEALTRDIVQETFVRVYTKRERYNPDFPLSSWIFTIAANLCKNRARWRMRHPEVSLETPIGGEDGKDALRMEDVVATEQPQPGERLQADEELRALKRVVASLPHDLRTAVLLHHYENVSYKEIADIVGCSVRGVETRLYRARKLLRVRMKQVLGSEDAAEKKTTFPASSFSLSELGHLADG, encoded by the coding sequence ATGTCTGAACGCGACGTAACGGATCGAGACCTGATGCAGGCGTTGGTTGCTGGCAACCAGCGGGCGCTTGATCGCATCATCGAGAGATGGGAACGTCCGCTCTATTCCTTCGCCTTCCGCTACCTGCAAAACGAAGCCCTGACCCGCGACATCGTGCAGGAGACCTTCGTGCGCGTCTACACGAAGCGCGAACGCTACAATCCGGACTTTCCGCTTTCCTCGTGGATTTTCACGATCGCGGCCAATCTTTGCAAAAATCGAGCTCGCTGGCGCATGCGCCATCCTGAGGTCTCGCTGGAAACGCCGATCGGAGGCGAGGATGGCAAGGACGCCCTGCGCATGGAGGACGTGGTCGCTACGGAACAGCCGCAGCCCGGGGAGCGCTTGCAAGCCGACGAGGAGCTGAGGGCCCTCAAGCGAGTAGTCGCCAGCTTGCCCCACGATTTGAGAACCGCCGTGCTGCTGCACCACTACGAAAACGTTTCCTACAAGGAAATCGCCGATATCGTCGGCTGCTCGGTGCGTGGGGTGGAGACCCGTCTCTACCGGGCTCGAAAGCTCCTGCGGGTTCGGATGAAACAGGTTTTAGGAAGCGAAGACGCAGCGGAAAAAAAAACGACATTTCCCGCTAGCTCCTTCTCGCTTTCCGAACTGGGCCATCTAGCCGACGGCTGA
- a CDS encoding class I SAM-dependent methyltransferase: MSKSSSDKASNDRALRFYRDVLGLERLHYGIWKESDELTFDALKRAQQRYEDLLIDSIPEDCSLVLDVGCGTGEMCMNLQKRGFQVEGLSPDRNQKKMFAEKIKAPFHHTKFEEFEPEEDRYDCIIMSESAQYIPMERLFKVARKALKPGGHLIVCDYFVRDHDAGILSKSGHCYETFQKLSADQGFKVIHREDITEATAKTLEMGKEIVDRLLAGLDIFTERFRERNRLSYRFVCWLLRKKIKKAQDQLPLLDAQRFCEVKRYEFFLFQALPTASAIDEDEELAAGAA, translated from the coding sequence ATGTCTAAATCCTCATCCGACAAGGCGAGCAACGATCGCGCCCTAAGGTTTTATCGCGATGTGCTTGGCCTCGAACGGCTTCACTACGGTATTTGGAAAGAAAGCGACGAGTTGACCTTCGACGCTTTGAAACGAGCGCAGCAGCGCTACGAGGATCTGTTGATCGACAGCATCCCTGAAGACTGCTCGTTGGTGCTGGATGTTGGCTGCGGAACGGGCGAGATGTGTATGAACCTGCAGAAGCGCGGTTTTCAGGTGGAGGGACTCTCGCCAGATCGCAACCAGAAGAAGATGTTCGCGGAAAAGATAAAGGCTCCGTTCCACCACACCAAGTTCGAGGAATTCGAACCGGAGGAGGATCGCTACGATTGCATCATCATGAGCGAATCCGCCCAGTACATCCCGATGGAGCGCCTTTTCAAGGTTGCCCGCAAGGCGCTGAAGCCGGGTGGGCATCTGATCGTTTGCGACTATTTCGTGCGTGACCACGACGCGGGAATCTTGTCCAAAAGCGGCCATTGCTACGAGACCTTTCAAAAGCTTTCCGCTGATCAGGGCTTCAAGGTCATCCATCGCGAGGACATCACGGAGGCCACTGCCAAGACACTTGAAATGGGCAAGGAGATCGTGGATCGGCTCCTGGCTGGCTTGGATATCTTCACGGAGCGTTTCCGTGAGCGAAACCGTTTGTCCTACCGGTTCGTCTGCTGGCTTTTAAGGAAGAAGATCAAGAAGGCGCAGGACCAGTTGCCCTTGCTCGATGCCCAACGATTCTGCGAGGTGAAGCGCTACGAGTTTTTCCTTTTCCAAGCGTTGCCGACGGCCAGCGCGATCGACGAAGACGAGGAATTGGCGGCCGGAGCGGCCTAG
- a CDS encoding inositol monophosphatase codes for MDDALEARIALGKTLVREQVEYFSAQFGNVASEWKHDGSRVTEADIHLSLVFADAIGEAFQKDQFFSEELDHGQKSIPATSTYAWLLDPIDGTNNFARRIPTCSISLALLKDGNPVYGFIWDHASRKLIHGGSGAGLWLDDKKVERTDAPLNGQSLICVQGQGHEEAIADENALQRTFKLRGFGSSALHMAYAALGWTDGVIAHRVKSWDIAAGMALLSAVGGCTRFFDTEVFPIRSFNSKAEGFGHIAGTVEMCDRIEKATGRTCRYTF; via the coding sequence ATGGATGATGCTCTAGAGGCTAGAATCGCTCTCGGAAAGACCTTGGTCAGGGAGCAAGTCGAATATTTTTCCGCCCAGTTCGGAAACGTCGCGAGCGAGTGGAAGCACGATGGATCCCGAGTGACGGAGGCGGATATTCACCTTTCGCTGGTTTTCGCGGACGCCATTGGCGAAGCCTTTCAGAAGGACCAGTTTTTCAGCGAGGAGCTGGACCATGGTCAGAAGTCGATCCCTGCTACCTCGACCTACGCGTGGTTGCTGGATCCGATCGATGGCACGAACAACTTCGCTCGTAGGATTCCAACCTGCTCCATTTCTCTGGCCCTTCTGAAGGATGGGAATCCGGTCTACGGTTTCATCTGGGACCATGCATCAAGAAAGCTGATACACGGCGGGTCGGGAGCGGGGTTGTGGCTTGACGACAAGAAGGTCGAGCGGACCGATGCGCCATTGAACGGTCAAAGCCTGATCTGCGTACAAGGTCAGGGGCATGAGGAGGCCATCGCGGACGAGAACGCCTTGCAGCGCACTTTCAAGTTGAGAGGGTTCGGGAGCAGCGCCCTTCACATGGCCTATGCCGCTTTGGGCTGGACCGACGGCGTGATCGCTCATCGCGTCAAGTCCTGGGATATCGCAGCCGGTATGGCTCTCTTGTCGGCCGTCGGTGGCTGCACCCGATTTTTCGATACCGAAGTCTTTCCCATCCGCTCCTTCAACTCGAAAGCTGAAGGCTTCGGGCATATCGCTGGCACGGTAGAGATGTGCGATCGAATCGAGAAGGCGACCGGCCGGACTTGTCGCTACACCTTCTAG